Proteins co-encoded in one Stomoxys calcitrans chromosome 5, idStoCalc2.1, whole genome shotgun sequence genomic window:
- the LOC106082650 gene encoding neogenin isoform X5, which yields MDSSGAHTPPSSSSSSAAVMLPHRKWKRANTQRLQHSFGINSRPAFHLTFVLKASLVLSILCISFAADLVNASQALTFTIEPQDVVVAEGHSVLLQCAGLAQLAKNQKTSPNIRWRGPDGHDLGIVGDTFRNQLKNGSLYISSVEENRGITGSYQCLLSLDGIGTIVSRSAIVSIARLPDLNQDFIETYLLPGQTAYFRCMIGQMQQGMKHVIQWIKDDMPLQMDKLRMVILPNGALEIDEVTFSDRGVYQCNVTSGSISRLSSKTSLNMKKMLENVDNPVAPSFLVGPSPQTVKEGDVVTLDCVANGVPKPQIKWLRNGEELDLNDLDSRFSIIGTGSLQISSAEDIDSGNYQCRASNTVDSLDAQATVQVQVPPKFIQSPKDKMAYEKEELELECAIRGKPKPVIKWLKNGDFITPNDYMQIIAGHNLRILGLLQSDAGMFQCVGTNPAGSVQAGARLRVLHPVLDLPEGGGSGGLHNNGKGTVLSSGLISRLPGPPRDLVAQIVKPRFVTLSWIEPIKNPAEVVSYTVYYKMQNSERELKLVTKSHDDQQVNIQSLIPGRTYLFRVVANTNFGPGDSSEPLEVLTQPEENIAGPPTNVEGYARNHKEIYVKWQEPTVTNGEILKYRIYYSEGDNGPEMFHDSTALDAVLTELRPYTDYTITVVPFNKNGMGDPSNEIRVKTFSSMPSEPPNNVTLEVTSSTSITIHWEPPSEEERNGQITGYKIRYRKLKDAPQVKSTPANIRYYELGGLDRNSEYQVKIAAMTVNGSGPFTEWYRVMTLENDLDETQVPGRPVWMGTHAGAGTIALHWGPPQQHEIKIRSYVLGWGRGIPDENTVELKETDRYYELKDLEANTEYVVSLRARNIQGDGPPVYDNIKTTNEDPIETPTPLEVPVGLRAITMSSSSIVLYWIDTKLSSNQHVTDNRHYVVRYGISSPSPRYRYQNASDQNTMVTDLRPNTQYEFSVKVVKGRRESDWSMAVLNTTYQNVPITPPRELSVQPDEQNPLNVILQWMKPKHTVYPITGYNIYYTTDTTKRDRDWNIQTFSGEETSFILPNLKPYTTYYFKVQARTNKIANGPGGGANTAPFSALVAYTTGHVVVKHEPATISGKGINNEMILYMIIFGFALILFIVVAVIVIMCRRKPQSTPEHTKKSYQKNNVGVPKPPDLWIHHDQMELKNIDKTMHGSTPGCSDAASSSGALTLPRSVGHDYEVDTPVPNHITNSLDKRSYVPGYMTTSLNSTMERPQYPRTQYNIPANRSHMNVDTGLSQQSLSQPQNNSLAQTPEHPYGTYDSNFCNPGYTGGPTGPGSVAGGPSGAASNGGVSTIESTKRGHPLKSFSVPGPPPTGGTTPVNKHTPAVTIRPQNQSPYKKPSFSAATPNRLQSGPSVTHSNDEIQRLAPSTSTEELNQEMANLEGLMKDLSAITANEFEC from the exons CTCTCACATTCACCATAGAGCCCCAAGATGTTGTAGTGGCCGAAGGTCATTCCGTTCTACTGCAGTGTGCAGGCCTGGCGCAGCTGGCGAAAAATCAAAAGACTTCACCCAACATCCGGTGGCGGGGACCCGATGGCCATGACTTGGGCATAGTGGGTGACACCTTTCGCAACCAATTGAAAAATGGCTCACTCTACATCAGCTCGGTGGAGGAAAATCGAGGCATTACCGGCTCCTATCAATGTCTGTTGTCGCTGGATGGTATTGGCACCATAGTCAGCCGGTCTGCTATAGTGTCCATAGCTCGTTTGCCTGATTTGAATCAGGATTTCATAGAGACCTATCTGCTGCCAGGGCAAACTGCCTATTTTCGTTGCATGATTGGCCAAATGCAGCAGGGCATGAAGCATGTGATCCAATGGATTAAAGACGATATGCCCTTGCAAATGGATAAATTGCGCATGGTGATATTGCCCAATGGGGCTTTGGAAATCGATGAGGTAACCTTCTCCGATCGAGGGGTCTACCAGTGTAATGTAACCTCCGGCTCCATATCGCGTCTCAGCAGCAAGACCAGTCTGAATATGAAAAAGATGCTGGAAAATGTAGACAACCCAGTGGCTCCCTCTTTTCTGGTGGGACCCTCCCCTCAAACGGTCAAGGAAGGCGATGTGGTTACGCTGGATTGTGTAGCCAATGGAGTGCCTAAACCCCAAATAAAATGGCTGAGAAATGGCGAAGAGTTGGATTTGAATGATTTGGACTCTAGATTTTCCATCATAGGCACAGGGTCCTTGCAAATCTCCTCGGCAGAGGACATCGATTCTGGAAACTATCAATGTCGTGCCAGCAACACGGTAGACTCCTTGGATGCCCAGGCCACTGTGCAGGTTCAAGTACCGCCCAAATTTATACAAAGCCCTAAGGATAAGATGGCCTATGAGAAGGAGGAATTGGAGCTGGAATGTGCCATACGCGGCAAACCTAAGCCAGTCATTAAGTGGCTAAAGAATGGCGATTTCATAACACCCAACGATTATATGCAAATTATTGCAGGCCATAATTTACGTATACTCGGTCTGCTGCAGTCCGATGCTGGCATGTTCCAATGCGTGGGAACCAATCCGGCTGGCAGTGTACAGGCAGGAGCTCGTCTGCGTGTTCTACATCCAG TTTTAGATTTACCTGAAGGTGGTGGAAGCGGTGGCCTGCACAACAATGGCAAGGGCACTGTGCTGAGCTCGGGCCTGATAAGTCGGCTGCCAGGCCCTCCGCGAGATCTGGTGGCACAGATTGTGAAGCCTCGTTTTGTAACGCTGAGCTGGATAGAGCCCATCAAGAATCCTGCCGAGGTGGTCTCCTACACCGTATACTACAAAATGCAGAACAGTGAAAG AGAACTAAAACTTGTCACCAAATCCCATGATGATCAACAAGTTAACATCCAATCACTGATACCCGGCCGTACCTATCTATTTCGAGTTGTGGCCAATACAAATTTCGGTCCTGGAGATTCTTCGGAACCCCTCGAAGTCTTAACCCAACCCGAAGAGAATATAGCAGGACCACCCACCAATGTTGAAGGTTATGCCCGCAATCACAAAGAAATCTATGTCAAATGGCAGGAGCCCACCGTGACGAATggagaaattttgaaatatcgCATTTATTACTCAGAGGGTGATAATGGTCCCGAAATGTTCCATGACAGCACTGCCCTGGATGCTGTATTAACCGAATTAAGGCCCTATACCGAttacaccattactgtggtgCCATTTAATAAAAATGGCATGGGAGATCCCTCAAATGAGATACGCGTGAAGACTTTCTCCTCTATGCCTTCGGAGCCACCAAATAATGTTACCCTGGAGGTAACAAGTTCAACG TCCATTACCATTCACTGGGAACCGCCTTCGGAAGAGGAACGCAATGGTCAAATTACTGGCTATAAGATTCGTTATCGCAAATTGAAAGATGCTCCTCAGGTCAAAAGTACCCCGGCCAATATTCGTTACTACGAATTGGGTGGCCTAGATCGCAATTCGGAATATCAAGTGAAAATAGCAGCCATGACTGTAAATGGTTCGGGACCCTTTACCGAATGGTATCGCGTTATGACTTTGGAAAATGATTTGGATGAGACACAGGTGCCCGGACGGCCTGTATGGATGGGTACCCATGCAGGAGCGGGAACTATAGCCTTGCACTGGGGACCTCCTCAACAGCATGAGATTAAAATACGCAGCTATGTCTTGGGTTGGGGTCGAGGCATTCCCGATGAAAATACTGTGGAACTAAAGGAAACCGATCGCTACTATGAGCTGAAAGATCTCGAAGCCAATACCGAGTATGTGGTATCGCTGAGGGCGCGCAACATACAAGGCGATGGCCCTCCCGTTTACGACAATATcaagaccacaaatgaagatccCATAGAAACCCCCACACCCCTAGAGGTGCCTGTGGGCTTGAGAGCCATAACCATGTCCAGTTCATCGATAGTGCTCTATTGGATAGATACCAAATTAAGTTCCAATCAGCATGTAACCGATAATCGCCACTATGTGGTGCGTTATGGCATTTCTTCGCCCTCGCCACGTTATCGCTATCAAAATGCCTCGGATCAGAACACCATGGTCACCGATCTCAGGCCCAATACTCAATATGAGTTTTCGGTAAAAGTTGTCAAAGGACGTCGAGAATCGGACTGGTCTATGGCTGTTTTAAATACCACCTATCAGAATGTGCCCATAACACCTCCACGAGAATTGTCTGTGCAACCCGATGAACAGAATCCCCTGAATGTCATACTACAATGGATGAAGCCCAAGCATACAGTCTACCCCATAACAGGATACAATATTTACTACACCACCGATACTACAAAACGAGATCGCGATTGGAATATACAGACCTTTAGTGGGGAGGAAACCTCATTTATTTTACCCAATCTTAAGCCCTACACCACATACTACTTCAAAGTTCAGGCCAGAACAAACAAGATAGCCAATGGTCCAGGAGGCGGTGCAAACACGGCCCCCTTCTCTGCTTTGGTGGCCTATACCACGGGTCATGTGGTGGTCAAACACGAACCGGCCACCATTAGCGGCAAAGGTATAAACAACGAAATGATTTTGTATATGATTATCTTTGGCTTTGCCCTCATACTGTTCATTGTGGTGGCGGTCATAGTGATAATGTGTCGCCGTAAACCCCAATCGACTCCGGAGCATACGAAAAAGAG CTATCAGAAGAATAATGTGGGTGTACCCAAACCACCAGATCTATGGATACATCATGATCAAATGGAATTGAAGAATATCGACAAGACCATGCATGGCTCAACACCAG GTTGCAGCGATGCTGCCTCCAGCAGTGGTGCCTTAACCCTGCCCCGTTCAGTGGGTCATGACTACGAAGTGGATACACCGGTGCCCAACCACATAACCAACTCTTTGGATAAACGTTCATATGTGCCAGGTTATATGA CCACTTCTTTGAATTCCACCATGGAAAGGCCCCAATATCCCCGTACCCAATATAACATTCCTGCCAATAGATCTCACATGAATGTTGACACAGGTCTGTCACAGCAAAGTCTATCACAGCCTCAGAATAATTCGCTGGCACAAACGCCAGAACATCCGTATGGCACATATGACTCTAATTTCTG CAATCCTGGTTATACTGGTGGACCTACAGGCCCTGGCTCTGTGGCCGGTGGTCCTTCTGGCGCAGCTAGCAATGGTGGCGTCTCCACCATTGAAAGTACCAAACGAGGTCACCCATTGAAAAGTTTCAGTGTACCCGGACCACCGCCTACGGGTGGTACCACACCGGTTAATAAACACA CTCCTGCCGTAACAATACGTCCACAAAATCAATCACCATATAAGAAGCCATCATTCTCAGCCGCCACACCTAATCGTCTGCAGAGTGGTCCCTCGGTGACCCATTCCAATGATGAAATTCAACGATTGGCCCCGAGCACCTCAACCGAGGAACTAAATCAGGAAATGGCCAATTTGGAGGGTCTAATGAAAGATTTGAGTGCAATTACGGCCAATGAATTTGAATGTTAA